The Polyangium aurulentum genomic interval AGCGCCATTGAGAAATCTCCTCCTGAGGGTGGGGAGGCTACATGGGCTGGCGTACGTGTGTCGAGGGTGAACTTGGCCCGCGCCCCGGGTACGTGGGAGGGAGCCATGGGGAAGGGGGGTCCAGGCCGTGACCGTCAGTGGCGGCACGCGTCGTTTTCGTCGGGCGTTCTTGTTTTCGATCACCGTGGCGGCGTCGCTCGTGATCGGCGGGAGCGCTCGCGCCGAGCCGGGCGTCGAGCACCGGCCAAGGCGTGTTGGCCGCGCGTGGTCACCGTCGAGTCTGGGCCGAGCGCGTTTGAACTGATTGGCCTCACCGAGGCCAAGCGTCCGCGGTACTGAGGGCCGCGTGCTGTCCGCGCTCGCGAGGCTCGGGAAGTGGCTCGACGGCTACAAGGTCGAGGTCTCTCCTGTCGGGCTCCTCATTGATGAGATGTTCGACCTTGCCATCGGGGTGGGCCGCTGCGCCGTCGAGCATGACCGCCCGTGCGGACTCCGGCACATTTGCCCTGGACGAAGCGCAGGCCGTCATATCGCTCGATACGGAGTTCGCGCTTGGCCTAGCCTCATGGTAAAGCTGGACAGCCGGGAGGAAGTTATGGGACGTCGAAGCGCGATCGTGATTATGTTTGGGCTGGCGTTCGCATTGCTGCCGATGTCGAGCAAGGCGTATAGTGCATTGGAGGCATGCTACAATGCGTGCGAGGCGGTCTGGCGAATGGATAACGAGCGTTGCCGCAGATTGCCAGAGAAAGCCAGGAAAGAGCGGGAGGCTTGCTGGCGCGAGGCAAACGAGGATCGCGCGCGTTGTCGCCTCGAATGCGACAAGGAAGCGATGAGGGGCAAGTGCAAGTAAAGAACGCGATCGCGGAAAGAGTTTTGGAATTCCGGCAGGAGGGTCGCTCTCGCGCGCAAAAGGTGACCGTGCGCATCGGTGCGCCCGAGCCGATAGAAAATGGAAATTGGGCTGTAATTTACGAGATCCGCGGCCCCGGTCGAAGAAGGCGAGCCCAGGAGGTTGGAGGGGTCGATTCTGTGCAGGCCATTTACATGGCAATGGCGAATGTGCCGCTCGACGTGCGCCAACTCGAGGTCGAATTAGGGGGGAAGGTGACCTTTCTCGACAGCGACGATCTCAGGTTCCCGCGATTGATATAGCGCGCTTTCACACGTAGCCCCGACATGGGCTTCAACCTCCCGCCGGGGATCTTGACTTCGTCAAAGAGGTGGACGCAGCGCTCAAGTCCAAGCACAAGGGGCTCGGCGCCTCGGCGGTGATCAAATGATGACCACTCACTCCCAGCTACTCGACATCGTCTACCGCTTCTACCCACGAAAAATGCTGCCCATTGCGCGCGAGCACGTGCCTCCCGGCGAGCCCGTCTACGACGACACGGAGGAGCATCGCCGCCTGGTGGAGGCCGCCAACCGCGGGCGAGCGGAGTACCCCACCTGGGAGGCGATGACCCGCCGCCTGGGGGATCGATATCGCCTTCACGACCTATCGCTCCACCTGCTGGCGGGGGGGACCGCCCCGGCCTACTCGGCGGGCGTCTGGATCTCCGACGAAACGGCGCTCAGCTTTCACGTGTCCCTGCTCGGGCCCTATTACGGGATCCACCTCCCCGGTATCCCCGAGGAGGAGCCGGCGGCGCGCGAGATCGTGCAGGAGATCGAGGCCACCTACCCCGGATATCAGAGGATCCCGCCGGAGCTCGGTGACGAGGTGGTGCCGGATCTGTTCGCGCCCGTGGCGTACTTCGGAGTGGCGACGATCTACGTCTGCCTCTTCTCGGACTACTGGTGGACTTGGGTTCGCCCGGTGTAGCCCTTCCCCGGCCCA includes:
- a CDS encoding DUF6968 family protein, with protein sequence MQVKNAIAERVLEFRQEGRSRAQKVTVRIGAPEPIENGNWAVIYEIRGPGRRRRAQEVGGVDSVQAIYMAMANVPLDVRQLEVELGGKVTFLDSDDLRFPRLI